From the Sneathia sanguinegens genome, one window contains:
- a CDS encoding OmpA family protein yields the protein MKKLAILALAISACSFAWEANVKFGYDFYRGTQIEKQKHQKGDMGWILGAEVLPYNKGIVEIGGGFEYNFATTTARFNLPNVNASATQTHSHFAPIYALAKVNLFRTKDNNSSIYSLARLGGVVYGNEAKKSQGGVYYGLGLGLDAGPFLVEGIYDGAYRPKEAGVTNGRKGDFVHKAGIRLGFRFGDYKIAKPIVVEEAPKEEVKPEVRPIVVEAPKPVVVEKVVEKPVEKIVEKPVEKIVERIIEKPVIVEKIVEKPVIVEKIVEKPVEKIVEKPVIVETAKETKKKKGFLHALCDKDAKKCVIHGYNVDGKKPRPEQFKNISEIVNLLNDFAKSGTIDIVGHTDSTASDAYNQRLSVERAKGMLELLKKAGLKKEYKINSVTGKGEKEPMATNKTKDGRYENRRVELLFSNFEK from the coding sequence ATGAAAAAATTAGCAATATTAGCTTTAGCTATCTCTGCTTGTTCATTCGCATGGGAAGCAAATGTTAAGTTTGGTTACGATTTCTATAGAGGAACTCAAATTGAAAAACAAAAACATCAAAAAGGTGACATGGGTTGGATTTTAGGTGCAGAAGTTTTACCATACAATAAAGGTATTGTTGAAATAGGTGGTGGATTTGAATATAATTTTGCAACAACAACAGCAAGATTTAATTTACCTAATGTTAATGCAAGTGCTACTCAAACACATAGCCATTTTGCTCCAATATATGCTCTAGCAAAGGTTAATTTATTCAGAACAAAAGACAATAACTCATCTATCTATTCATTAGCAAGATTAGGTGGAGTAGTTTATGGTAATGAAGCTAAGAAAAGTCAAGGTGGAGTTTACTATGGTTTAGGATTAGGTCTTGATGCAGGTCCTTTCCTTGTAGAAGGTATATATGATGGTGCATATAGACCAAAAGAAGCTGGAGTTACAAATGGTAGAAAAGGTGATTTCGTACACAAAGCAGGTATAAGACTTGGATTTAGATTTGGTGATTATAAGATTGCTAAACCTATCGTAGTTGAAGAAGCTCCAAAAGAAGAAGTTAAACCTGAAGTTAGACCTATCGTAGTTGAAGCTCCAAAACCAGTTGTAGTTGAAAAAGTGGTTGAAAAACCTGTTGAAAAGATTGTTGAAAAACCAGTCGAAAAAATCGTTGAAAGAATAATTGAAAAACCAGTTATTGTTGAAAAAATTGTTGAAAAACCGGTTATCGTTGAAAAAATCGTTGAAAAACCAGTTGAAAAGATTGTTGAAAAACCAGTTATAGTTGAAACAGCAAAAGAAACTAAGAAGAAAAAAGGATTCTTACACGCTTTATGTGATAAGGATGCTAAGAAATGTGTAATTCATGGTTACAATGTTGATGGTAAGAAACCAAGACCTGAACAATTCAAGAATATTTCTGAAATAGTAAATCTATTAAATGATTTCGCTAAATCTGGAACTATTGATATAGTTGGACATACAGATTCTACAGCTTCTGATGCTTATAACCAAAGATTATCAGTTGAAAGAGCTAAAGGTATGTTAGAATTATTGAAAAAAGCTGGATTAAAGAAAGAATACAAGATTAATTCAGTTACTGGTAAAGGTGAAAAAGAACCTATGGCTACTAACAAGACAAAAGACGGAAGATATGAAAATAGACGTGTTGAATTGTTATTCAGTAATTTCGAAAAATAA
- the rplS gene encoding 50S ribosomal protein L19 has protein sequence MKERLIELVEKKYLKPDVTKEMFKAGDTISVYYKVVEGNKERIQVFEGIVIRISGAGIAKNFTVRKVSSGIGVERIIPLNSPSIEKIEVKRVGKVRRSRLYYLRNLSGKAARIKEIRNK, from the coding sequence TTGAAAGAAAGATTAATCGAACTTGTAGAAAAGAAATATCTTAAACCAGATGTAACAAAAGAAATGTTTAAAGCTGGAGATACAATTTCTGTTTACTACAAAGTTGTTGAAGGAAATAAAGAAAGAATTCAAGTATTCGAAGGAATAGTAATTAGAATTTCTGGTGCTGGTATAGCAAAAAATTTCACTGTAAGAAAAGTTTCTTCAGGTATAGGAGTTGAGAGAATTATACCTTTAAATTCTCCATCTATTGAAAAGATTGAAGTTAAGAGAGTCGGAAAAGTAAGAAGATCTAGACTTTACTATTTAAGAAATCTTTCAGGTAAGGCTGCTCGTATAAAAGAAATTAGAAATAAATAA
- a CDS encoding L-serine ammonia-lyase, iron-sulfur-dependent, subunit alpha, with amino-acid sequence MESLKEVFKIGCGPSSSHTMGPERAAKKVKEKYPQATSYRVHLCGSLAATGKGHMTDWIIAKTFEPKHTEIIWNPTFIHPYHTNYLKIEALNEKKEQIGCMEFFSIGGGSIRELKNGKVDETTLKEPYNLQNMTDIVKWCKENKRELWEYVDKYEKNIWPYLDEIYDAMFSCIKRGIQKEGLLPAKLRFKRKAKSMYEKVKVAPESMRLTKKLFAYALATTEENASAGQVVTAPTCGACGVVPAVLVSMVEEFNIDRKRAIKGLAIAGLVAAVIKKNATVSGAEGGCQAEIGSACSMAAAMATYFLGGDVSHIEYAAEAGMEHALGMTCDPIGGYVIVPCIERNAIFAVKAFNVANYVMSIEPDHIISFDDVIKTMAETGKDLRAGYRETSTGGLAKYYEKLLKMQSDMDLPAGVPLD; translated from the coding sequence TTGGAAAGTTTAAAAGAAGTATTTAAAATAGGATGTGGTCCATCTTCATCTCATACTATGGGACCAGAGAGAGCAGCAAAAAAAGTTAAAGAAAAATATCCACAAGCTACAAGCTATAGAGTACATTTATGCGGTAGTTTAGCAGCTACAGGTAAGGGTCATATGACAGACTGGATAATAGCAAAAACTTTTGAACCTAAGCATACAGAAATAATTTGGAATCCTACTTTTATTCATCCATATCATACAAATTATTTGAAAATAGAAGCTCTTAATGAAAAAAAAGAACAGATAGGTTGTATGGAATTTTTCTCTATTGGTGGAGGCTCTATAAGAGAATTAAAAAATGGTAAAGTTGATGAAACTACTCTTAAAGAACCATATAATTTACAAAATATGACTGATATAGTTAAGTGGTGCAAAGAAAATAAAAGGGAGCTTTGGGAATATGTTGATAAATATGAAAAAAATATATGGCCATATTTAGATGAAATTTATGATGCTATGTTTAGTTGTATTAAAAGAGGAATACAAAAAGAAGGTTTATTGCCAGCAAAATTAAGATTTAAAAGAAAAGCTAAAAGTATGTATGAAAAAGTTAAGGTAGCTCCAGAATCTATGAGATTAACTAAAAAATTATTTGCCTATGCTCTTGCTACAACAGAAGAAAATGCAAGTGCAGGTCAAGTTGTAACAGCTCCAACTTGTGGAGCTTGTGGAGTAGTTCCAGCAGTTTTAGTTTCTATGGTTGAAGAGTTCAATATAGATAGAAAAAGAGCTATTAAAGGTTTAGCTATAGCTGGTTTAGTAGCAGCAGTCATTAAAAAAAATGCTACTGTGTCAGGAGCAGAAGGTGGTTGTCAAGCAGAAATAGGCTCAGCTTGTTCTATGGCAGCAGCAATGGCAACATATTTTTTGGGCGGTGATGTAAGTCATATAGAATATGCAGCTGAAGCAGGTATGGAACATGCTTTAGGTATGACTTGTGATCCTATAGGAGGTTATGTAATTGTGCCTTGTATAGAAAGAAATGCTATTTTTGCTGTTAAAGCTTTTAATGTTGCAAATTATGTTATGTCTATAGAACCAGATCATATAATAAGTTTTGATGATGTTATAAAAACAATGGCTGAAACAGGTAAAGATTTGAGAGCAGGATATAGAGAAACCTCAACAGGAGGTTTGGCAAAATATTATGAAAAATTATTAAAAATGCAAAGTGATATGGATTTACCAGCTGGAGTTCCGTTAGATTAA
- a CDS encoding class I SAM-dependent methyltransferase, producing the protein MNKEMGHIFLRRLGKKRLRPGGKEATDFLIEKLKLNENTKLLEVACNNGLNLSILAKQNPKAKFYGIDLDAKLIEEANEKFEKEGIKNVEVKKANAIKLPYEDETFDYIINEAMLTMLPDVTKEKALKEYMRVLKKGGLVLTHDVAIITHENEVKKKLSEGININVSPMTIANWKKLFEKCGYEFSSEKHGKLTLMTPKGMLKDEGFFNMLKIVFNGLKKENREQFFKMRKTFSSLKDDINYVAFVFKKGDK; encoded by the coding sequence ATGAATAAAGAAATGGGGCATATATTTTTAAGAAGACTAGGTAAAAAAAGATTAAGACCTGGAGGAAAAGAAGCTACAGATTTTTTAATTGAAAAATTAAAATTAAATGAAAATACAAAATTATTAGAAGTTGCTTGTAATAATGGCCTTAATTTATCAATTTTGGCTAAGCAAAATCCTAAAGCAAAATTTTATGGCATAGACTTAGATGCTAAACTTATAGAAGAAGCAAATGAAAAATTTGAAAAAGAAGGTATAAAAAATGTTGAGGTAAAAAAAGCAAATGCTATAAAATTACCTTATGAAGATGAAACTTTTGACTATATCATAAATGAAGCTATGCTAACAATGCTACCAGATGTTACAAAAGAGAAGGCACTAAAGGAATATATGAGAGTTTTAAAAAAAGGTGGTCTTGTTTTAACACATGATGTTGCTATTATAACTCACGAAAATGAAGTTAAAAAGAAATTGTCAGAAGGAATAAATATAAATGTTTCACCTATGACTATAGCTAATTGGAAAAAATTATTTGAAAAATGTGGTTATGAGTTTTCTAGTGAAAAACATGGCAAATTAACTCTTATGACACCTAAAGGTATGTTAAAGGATGAAGGATTTTTTAATATGCTAAAAATAGTATTTAATGGTTTAAAAAAAGAAAATAGAGAACAATTCTTTAAGATGAGAAAGACATTTTCTAGCTTAAAAGATGATATTAATTATGTGGCTTTTGTATTCAAAAAAGGAGATAAATGA
- a CDS encoding cupin domain-containing protein, protein MSVVKNVKMSCVLDFTKEVEYTKNAIISKTIVQDKQKSITLFSFDENEEISTHKTSGDAIVQILDGKAKIVIGSEEFEVQKGQSIIMPSNVPHSVAAITKFKMLLMVVYKYE, encoded by the coding sequence ATGTCAGTAGTGAAGAATGTAAAAATGTCTTGTGTTTTAGATTTTACAAAAGAAGTAGAATATACAAAAAATGCTATTATTTCAAAAACTATAGTTCAAGATAAACAAAAATCAATTACACTTTTTTCTTTTGATGAAAATGAAGAAATTTCAACACATAAAACAAGTGGTGATGCAATAGTTCAAATATTAGATGGAAAGGCTAAAATAGTTATTGGATCTGAAGAATTTGAAGTACAAAAAGGTCAAAGTATAATAATGCCAAGTAATGTACCTCATAGTGTTGCTGCAATAACAAAATTTAAAATGCTTTTAATGGTGGTGTATAAATATGAATAA
- a CDS encoding helix-turn-helix transcriptional regulator has product MKKYEEKVKELYDLKLLEFCHKYSNAGRSYRINNENFYGIYWLYETDSYVLDITDVYVKKDAVVHEKFNDGEISIISNYIINGEGAWIEPYQCLSSNSIFLIKTEIKSPHYIIYGQRPLLCVGIKFKKKYINSILEKNSDLNEKKLYKLIFETREIITKRVNYISKEILSNSLTKEEIDEKVKEWFELSMKTYETNKEIQMAEYDEKAIQNVGYYIQENYNKQITQKLLENIALMSGTKLKNKFKEKFNMSITEYIQRKRINVAENLILKTNLSLSNIAKNVGYNSNSRFSLLFKRYKGINPNKVKELKTKAACLSCPMYKICKGR; this is encoded by the coding sequence ATGAAAAAATATGAAGAAAAGGTTAAAGAATTATATGATTTGAAATTATTGGAATTTTGTCATAAATACTCAAATGCTGGAAGATCCTATAGAATAAATAATGAAAATTTTTATGGGATATATTGGTTATATGAAACTGATAGTTATGTGTTGGATATAACAGATGTATATGTAAAAAAAGATGCTGTAGTACATGAAAAATTTAATGATGGAGAAATTTCGATTATTTCTAATTATATCATAAATGGTGAAGGAGCTTGGATAGAACCTTATCAATGTTTGAGTTCTAATAGTATTTTTTTGATAAAAACTGAAATAAAAAGCCCGCATTATATCATATATGGTCAAAGACCTCTTCTTTGTGTTGGAATAAAATTTAAGAAAAAATATATAAATAGTATATTAGAAAAAAATTCAGATTTAAATGAAAAAAAATTATATAAATTAATTTTTGAAACTAGAGAAATAATAACTAAAAGAGTGAATTATATTTCAAAAGAAATATTATCTAATAGCCTAACAAAAGAAGAAATAGACGAAAAAGTTAAAGAGTGGTTTGAATTAAGTATGAAAACATACGAAACCAATAAAGAAATACAAATGGCAGAATATGATGAAAAAGCTATTCAGAATGTTGGATACTATATTCAAGAAAATTATAACAAACAAATTACACAAAAATTATTAGAAAATATTGCACTTATGAGTGGAACAAAATTGAAAAATAAGTTTAAAGAAAAATTTAATATGAGCATAACGGAATATATACAAAGAAAAAGAATAAATGTTGCAGAAAATTTAATATTAAAAACCAATTTATCTTTGTCAAATATAGCAAAGAATGTTGGGTATAATTCAAATAGTAGATTTAGCCTTTTATTTAAAAGATACAAGGGAATAAATCCTAATAAGGTGAAAGAGTTAAAAACAAAGGCAGCTTGTCTTAGTTGCCCAATGTATAAAATATGTAAAGGAAGGTAA
- a CDS encoding ABC transporter ATP-binding protein, protein MFKVYKKILTYVPNEKYLAFISMLISFFSGFFTVTAYFFMYKFFASIIYTKNSHLTKLFSFYIALFLVLASFAQFFANIVSHKLAFRVETNLRKRGIDILSQASFNFFNQNMSGNIRKTIDDNATQTHAIIAHLIPDNANAFITPILLLGLAFYIHYSLGLVLIFLIIITMFFVKKMLGKKKFMTSYQEALDDMSGKTVEYIRAMQVNKIFGLDIHSFKALNKAINSYSSNALKYAKSSKIPFVIFQLAYFGLPCFIIIVINIFKLQNYLLNSFFLIFLSGALYLVMLRIMYVFMYSNKGMYAIEQLEKLFAKMEKEKLTFGKIETFSKANIEFKNVSFSYTDNLILDNLSFFLEENKTYAFIGASGAGKSTIAKLLSGFYNISSGNILIDNIDISEYSKSCLTKNISFVFQNPKLFNNLSIFDNVHIANKNASKEEVLTALYQAGCKNILDKLENKENTIIGSCGIHLSSGEIQRIAIARAFLKNSKILILDEASSSLDADNEYELKLIIQKLFKNKTVIIIAHKLTSISNVDKIFVIENGKIIESGTHSKLMTENKRYKHYLSLYKKANEWRVNDEKLDK, encoded by the coding sequence ATGTTTAAAGTATATAAAAAAATACTTACTTATGTTCCTAATGAAAAATATTTGGCTTTTATCAGTATGTTAATATCCTTCTTTTCTGGTTTTTTTACAGTTACTGCCTACTTCTTCATGTATAAATTTTTTGCTAGTATTATTTACACAAAAAATAGTCATTTAACAAAGTTATTTTCTTTCTATATTGCTCTTTTCTTAGTTTTAGCTTCCTTTGCTCAATTTTTTGCAAATATAGTCTCACATAAATTAGCATTTCGTGTTGAAACAAACTTAAGAAAAAGAGGTATCGATATATTAAGTCAAGCAAGTTTTAACTTTTTCAATCAAAATATGTCAGGAAATATTAGAAAAACTATAGATGATAATGCAACTCAAACACATGCAATTATCGCTCATTTAATCCCTGATAATGCTAATGCATTTATTACTCCTATTTTACTTTTAGGTCTTGCCTTCTATATTCACTATAGCTTAGGGCTTGTATTAATTTTTTTGATAATTATAACAATGTTTTTTGTAAAAAAAATGTTAGGTAAGAAAAAATTTATGACCTCTTATCAAGAAGCTTTAGATGACATGAGTGGAAAAACTGTTGAATACATTCGTGCCATGCAAGTAAATAAAATTTTTGGTTTAGATATCCATTCATTTAAAGCACTAAATAAAGCAATTAATTCTTATTCTAGTAATGCTTTAAAATATGCTAAAAGTAGTAAAATTCCTTTTGTAATTTTTCAATTAGCATATTTTGGACTTCCTTGCTTTATAATTATTGTTATAAATATTTTTAAATTACAAAATTATCTTTTAAATTCTTTTTTTCTAATATTTTTATCTGGTGCCTTATACCTTGTTATGCTTAGAATTATGTATGTTTTTATGTATTCAAATAAAGGTATGTATGCAATAGAACAATTAGAAAAACTATTTGCAAAAATGGAAAAAGAAAAATTGACTTTTGGTAAAATTGAAACTTTTTCAAAAGCTAATATAGAATTTAAAAATGTTTCTTTTTCTTATACTGATAATTTAATCTTGGATAATCTAAGCTTTTTTTTAGAAGAAAATAAGACCTATGCCTTTATTGGTGCTTCAGGTGCAGGAAAATCTACAATAGCTAAATTACTTTCTGGCTTTTACAATATTTCATCTGGTAATATTTTAATAGATAATATAGATATTTCAGAATATTCAAAATCTTGTTTAACAAAAAATATTTCCTTTGTTTTTCAAAACCCTAAATTATTTAATAATTTAAGCATCTTCGATAATGTACATATTGCTAATAAAAATGCAAGTAAAGAAGAAGTATTAACTGCCCTATATCAGGCTGGTTGCAAAAATATTTTAGATAAGTTAGAAAATAAAGAAAATACTATTATAGGTTCTTGTGGTATACATCTATCTAGCGGAGAAATACAAAGAATAGCAATAGCTAGAGCTTTTTTAAAAAATTCAAAAATTTTAATTTTAGATGAAGCTAGTTCTTCACTTGATGCTGATAATGAGTATGAATTGAAACTTATTATTCAAAAATTATTTAAGAATAAGACGGTAATCATTATTGCACATAAATTAACAAGTATTTCTAATGTCGATAAAATTTTCGTTATAGAAAATGGAAAAATTATTGAAAGTGGAACACATTCTAAATTAATGACAGAAAATAAAAGATACAAACATTATTTATCTTTATATAAAAAAGCAAATGAATGGAGGGTTAACGATGAGAAATTGGATAAATAA
- a CDS encoding ABC transporter ATP-binding protein, translating into MRNWINKTFALNNKSSNNILIAIFYSLLVNIFSGSGVLLLLLFFYKKLDKISYIFLAILILIILAISLGLEYNKLYYITYNESANLRIKIGNQLKNLPLSYFSKHDLSDLAQTIMSDIAKMEHAISHALAQTIAFVLFFILVSIAMLYFNFYLAMAIIIPFIINILILFLTKKVQIKSNTKYYKILRKNSESFQENIELQQEIQSLNLEKEMKEKLYIQMDETEKIHFEVESFITALLSLINLLFYIEIGVLILIGSYLFYTNKISLISLISFLLISLKLNEGSLASTLNITELFYIDARVKRLKEIINYPTQKGKDITLKSFDIQLTNVSFSYENEQILKDINFVVKQNEITALVGKSGSGKSTLLKLISRLEDYNSGKICIDKIDIKDISTASLFKNISIVFQDVILFNDTILENIRVGNLNASDEEVIKAAQKACCDEFVEKLPNKYNTLIGENGTSLSSGQRQRISIARAFLKNAKILLLDEISSSLDVDNEIQIQKSLQNLVKEKTVIVISHRIKSIENVDKIVVIDEGKVCDSGTHNELLNRCKIYKDLVTKSELGDNFIF; encoded by the coding sequence ATGAGAAATTGGATAAATAAGACTTTTGCATTAAATAATAAAAGTTCTAATAATATATTGATAGCTATTTTTTACTCTCTACTCGTAAATATTTTTAGTGGATCAGGTGTTTTACTATTATTACTTTTTTTCTACAAAAAATTAGATAAAATTTCATACATTTTTCTTGCTATACTTATTCTAATAATTCTTGCTATTTCACTAGGGCTTGAATATAACAAATTATACTATATTACATATAATGAAAGTGCAAATCTTCGTATAAAAATAGGAAATCAATTAAAAAATTTACCTCTTTCATATTTTTCTAAACATGATTTGTCTGACCTAGCCCAAACTATAATGAGTGATATTGCAAAAATGGAACATGCTATAAGCCATGCTTTAGCTCAAACTATTGCTTTTGTACTTTTCTTTATTCTAGTTTCTATAGCAATGCTTTATTTTAATTTTTATTTAGCTATGGCTATTATAATCCCATTTATAATCAATATTTTGATTCTATTTTTAACAAAAAAAGTACAAATAAAAAGCAATACCAAATATTACAAAATACTTAGAAAGAACTCAGAATCTTTTCAAGAAAATATTGAACTCCAACAAGAAATACAAAGTTTAAACTTAGAAAAAGAAATGAAAGAAAAATTATACATACAAATGGATGAAACTGAAAAAATACATTTTGAGGTTGAAAGTTTCATAACAGCTCTTTTATCCCTTATTAATCTTTTATTCTACATTGAAATAGGTGTTTTAATTCTAATTGGTTCATACTTATTTTATACAAATAAAATTAGTTTAATAAGTTTAATTTCTTTCTTATTAATCTCTTTAAAATTAAATGAAGGAAGTCTTGCAAGTACACTTAATATAACTGAACTATTCTATATTGATGCTAGAGTTAAAAGACTAAAAGAAATTATTAATTATCCTACACAAAAAGGAAAAGATATAACTTTGAAATCTTTTGATATACAGCTTACTAATGTTTCATTTTCTTATGAAAACGAACAAATATTAAAAGATATCAATTTCGTTGTAAAGCAAAATGAAATAACTGCCTTAGTTGGTAAATCAGGTTCTGGAAAATCAACTTTGCTCAAGTTAATTTCTAGATTAGAAGACTATAATTCTGGAAAAATATGTATAGATAAAATAGATATTAAAGATATATCAACAGCTTCTTTATTTAAAAATATTTCTATTGTTTTTCAAGATGTTATACTTTTTAATGATACTATATTAGAAAACATTAGAGTTGGTAATTTAAATGCTAGTGATGAAGAAGTAATCAAAGCTGCACAAAAAGCTTGTTGTGATGAATTTGTTGAAAAATTACCAAATAAATATAACACCCTAATCGGTGAAAATGGTACTTCTTTATCTAGTGGGCAAAGACAAAGAATCTCTATAGCTAGAGCCTTTCTTAAAAATGCAAAAATTTTACTTTTAGATGAAATTTCATCTTCTCTTGATGTAGATAATGAAATACAAATTCAAAAAAGTTTACAAAATTTAGTAAAAGAAAAGACTGTAATAGTTATTTCACATAGAATAAAATCAATAGAAAATGTGGATAAAATAGTTGTAATTGATGAAGGAAAAGTTTGTGACAGTGGAACACACAATGAACTTTTAAACCGTTGTAAAATTTACAAAGATTTAGTCACTAAAAGTGAATTAGGTGATAATTTTATATTTTAA
- the aphA gene encoding acid phosphatase AphA, protein MKKKILTIVLMSLMGFVSFAGKSAPYTHKGYTSKEIMKLGEANAKEIKWVTVEDIRKSLEGVKPIVVSFDIDDTVLASSPCFFYGKNEFSKNGVKFTRNQDFWDYIDEMACDKFSIPKNSSREIIKMHLDRGDTIIFITGRTASKYSTNDKLDSTAIILQKEFGIINMKPISYRTEETKKANTYDKTYYIKKYNVKLHYGDSDDDILAAKEAGIRGIRVMRTLNSTNTSGANNGGYGEEVVIDSAY, encoded by the coding sequence TTGAAAAAGAAAATATTGACAATTGTCTTAATGTCTTTAATGGGTTTTGTTAGTTTTGCAGGTAAAAGTGCACCATATACACATAAAGGTTATACAAGCAAAGAAATAATGAAATTGGGTGAAGCAAATGCAAAAGAAATAAAATGGGTTACTGTAGAAGATATAAGAAAAAGTCTTGAAGGTGTAAAACCTATAGTTGTAAGTTTTGATATAGATGATACAGTTTTAGCATCTAGTCCTTGTTTCTTTTATGGTAAAAATGAATTTTCAAAAAATGGTGTTAAATTTACTAGAAATCAAGATTTTTGGGATTATATAGATGAAATGGCTTGTGATAAATTTTCAATACCCAAAAATTCATCTAGGGAAATAATAAAAATGCATTTGGATAGAGGAGATACAATTATCTTTATAACAGGTAGAACAGCATCAAAATATTCTACTAATGACAAATTAGATAGTACAGCTATAATTTTGCAAAAAGAATTTGGTATTATAAATATGAAACCTATATCATATAGAACAGAAGAAACAAAGAAAGCTAATACGTATGATAAGACATATTATATAAAGAAATATAATGTAAAATTGCATTATGGAGATAGTGATGATGATATATTAGCTGCTAAAGAGGCAGGTATAAGGGGTATTAGAGTAATGAGAACATTAAATAGTACTAATACATCTGGTGCAAATAATGGTGGCTATGGTGAAGAAGTTGTTATAGATTCAGCATATTAA
- a CDS encoding RNA-binding S4 domain-containing protein codes for MRLDKFLKVTRIIKRRTIAQELCDAKNVKVNGDAKKPSYEVKKGDNLEIKYYSNIIKAKVLEIPKEALKKEQISEYISFIN; via the coding sequence ATGAGATTAGATAAATTTTTAAAAGTAACAAGAATAATTAAAAGAAGAACTATAGCACAAGAATTGTGTGATGCGAAAAATGTTAAAGTTAATGGAGATGCAAAAAAGCCTAGTTATGAAGTGAAAAAAGGGGATAATTTAGAAATAAAATATTATAGTAATATAATAAAAGCTAAAGTTTTAGAAATACCCAAAGAAGCTTTAAAAAAGGAGCAAATATCTGAATATATTAGCTTTATAAATTAA